The following proteins are encoded in a genomic region of Pseudomonas saponiphila:
- a CDS encoding MFS transporter: protein MSGAINACGASRRSLVFLAVTLLSFLAASSVPTPLYHLYQESLHFSPAVLTLVFGVYALSLLAALLTVGSLSDYLGRRPVIFVALLLNCLAMLLFINQSGVQWLIAARVIQGFATGMATSVLGAALLDVDRRQGPLVNSVAPLLGMACGAMGASLLVEFAPLPLQLSYWLLLAVFCVQALYVWRLPESVSAQPGAWASLRPTLHVPPQARRALWLALPVDVAVWAVGGFYLSLAPSLVRAATGSTSNLIGGAMVAVLTLSGAVMIFSLRQRPADKVLRLGAGLLALGVMLLLGAVHSASLIAFFVGTLVLGSGFGAGFLGALRSVVPLALPHERAGLMSAFYVLSYLAFCLPALLAGNLTRRFGLIATTDGYGALLILLSLGALLVLVRRPLQSCTAPGA from the coding sequence ATGTCCGGTGCAATCAATGCTTGTGGGGCCAGCCGTCGCAGTCTGGTGTTTCTGGCCGTTACCCTGTTGAGTTTCCTGGCGGCGTCCAGCGTGCCGACACCGCTGTATCACCTGTATCAGGAGTCCCTGCATTTTTCTCCGGCGGTGTTGACCCTGGTGTTCGGGGTTTACGCCCTGAGCCTGTTGGCGGCGCTGTTGACCGTGGGTTCGCTGTCGGATTACCTGGGGCGTCGGCCGGTGATTTTCGTCGCTCTGCTGCTCAATTGCCTGGCGATGCTGCTGTTCATCAATCAAAGCGGGGTGCAATGGCTGATTGCCGCGCGCGTGATTCAGGGCTTTGCCACCGGCATGGCCACCAGTGTGCTTGGTGCCGCGCTGCTGGATGTCGATCGTCGCCAGGGCCCTTTGGTCAACAGTGTGGCGCCCTTGCTGGGCATGGCCTGCGGCGCTATGGGGGCCAGCCTGCTGGTGGAGTTCGCGCCCCTGCCGCTGCAGCTCAGTTACTGGCTGCTGTTGGCGGTATTCTGCGTTCAGGCCCTGTATGTCTGGCGCTTGCCGGAAAGTGTCAGCGCGCAGCCCGGCGCCTGGGCCTCGCTGCGCCCGACGCTGCATGTGCCGCCGCAAGCACGGCGGGCATTATGGCTGGCGTTGCCGGTGGATGTGGCGGTGTGGGCGGTGGGGGGGTTCTATCTGTCCCTGGCGCCGTCGCTGGTTCGCGCCGCCACCGGCTCCACTTCGAACCTGATCGGCGGGGCCATGGTGGCGGTATTGACCCTCAGTGGCGCGGTGATGATCTTTTCCTTGCGCCAGCGTCCGGCCGACAAGGTCCTGCGCTTGGGGGCCGGGTTGCTGGCGCTGGGGGTGATGCTGCTGCTCGGCGCCGTGCACAGTGCCAGCCTGATAGCGTTTTTCGTCGGCACCCTGGTGCTGGGCAGTGGCTTTGGCGCCGGTTTTCTTGGCGCGTTGCGCAGCGTGGTGCCGCTGGCCTTGCCCCATGAGCGCGCGGGGCTGATGTCGGCGTTTTATGTCTTGAGTTACCTGGCGTTCTGCCTGCCGGCCTTGCTGGCGGGAAACCTCACCCGTCGCTTCGGCCTGATTGCCACCACCGATGGTTACGGTGCGCTGCTGATCCTGTTGTCCCTCGGCGCGCTCCTGGTGCTGGTGCGGCGTCCCCTGCAGTCCTGCACGGCGCCGGGAGCCTGA
- a CDS encoding cupin domain-containing protein — MKVIRSADFTGERAWAALDIANMNGITTRLHWTDQPYRWHVNDGEEVFVVLGGQVQMRYRLEGLEQSVLLEVGDIFYADLGTEHVAHPQGVARVLVIESAGSV, encoded by the coding sequence ATGAAGGTCATTCGCAGCGCTGACTTTACCGGTGAACGGGCCTGGGCGGCCCTGGACATCGCCAACATGAACGGTATCACCACGCGCCTGCACTGGACTGACCAGCCCTACCGCTGGCACGTCAATGACGGTGAGGAGGTATTCGTGGTGCTGGGTGGCCAGGTGCAGATGCGCTATCGCCTTGAAGGGCTGGAGCAGTCGGTGCTGCTGGAGGTGGGTGATATTTTTTATGCCGACCTGGGGACCGAGCATGTGGCTCATCCTCAGGGTGTTGCCAGGGTGTTGGTGATTGAGTCCGCGGGCAGTGTCTAG
- the rdgC gene encoding recombination-associated protein RdgC produces the protein MWFKNLLIYRLTQDLPFDAEALETALATKLARPCASQELTTYGFVAPFGKGEDAPLVHVSQDFMLVAARKEERILPGSVVRDAVKEKVEEIEAEQMRKVYKKERDQIKDEIIQAFLPRAFIRRSSTFAAIAPKQGLILVNSASPKRAEDLLSTLREVLGTLPVRPLTVKIAPSAIMTDWVKTQKAADDFFVLDECELRDTHEDGGIVRCKRQDLTGEEIQLHLSTGKVVTQLALAWQDKLSFMLDDKMVVKRLKFEDLLQDQAEQDGGDEALGQQDASFTLMMLTFGDFLPALFEALGGEEIPQGI, from the coding sequence ATGTGGTTCAAAAACCTGCTGATCTATCGCCTGACCCAAGATCTGCCTTTTGATGCTGAGGCGCTGGAAACTGCACTGGCGACCAAACTGGCGCGCCCCTGTGCAAGCCAGGAGTTGACCACTTACGGTTTCGTCGCCCCTTTCGGCAAAGGTGAAGACGCCCCGCTGGTTCACGTCAGCCAGGACTTCATGCTGGTGGCCGCACGCAAGGAAGAACGCATCCTGCCTGGCAGCGTGGTGCGCGACGCGGTGAAGGAAAAGGTCGAAGAGATCGAAGCCGAACAGATGCGCAAGGTCTATAAGAAGGAGCGCGACCAGATCAAGGATGAAATCATCCAGGCCTTCCTGCCCCGCGCCTTTATCCGTCGCTCTTCGACCTTCGCCGCCATCGCCCCGAAACAGGGCCTGATCCTGGTCAACTCGGCAAGTCCCAAGCGCGCCGAAGACCTGCTCTCCACCTTGCGCGAAGTCCTCGGCACCCTGCCAGTACGTCCGCTGACCGTGAAGATCGCCCCGAGCGCAATCATGACCGACTGGGTCAAGACGCAGAAAGCCGCCGACGACTTCTTCGTGCTCGACGAATGCGAGCTGCGCGACACCCACGAGGACGGCGGCATTGTGCGCTGCAAGCGCCAGGACCTGACCGGCGAGGAAATCCAGCTGCACCTGAGCACCGGCAAGGTGGTCACTCAACTGGCCCTGGCCTGGCAGGACAAGCTGTCCTTCATGCTCGACGACAAGATGGTGGTCAAGCGCCTGAAGTTCGAAGACCTGCTGCAGGACCAGGCGGAACAGGACGGTGGTGATGAAGCCCTCGGCCAGCAGGACGCCAGCTTCACCCTGATGATGCTGACCTTCGGCGACTTCCTCCCGGCGCTGTTCGAAGCCCTGGGCGGCGAGGAGATTCCGCAAGGTATCTGA
- a CDS encoding hybrid sensor histidine kinase/response regulator yields MSLSSGLIAAVALAYMAVMFAIAFYGDRRSTPLPPRVRAWVYSLSLAVYCTSWTFFGAVGQAAEQLWAFLPIYLGPILLLVLAPWVLQKMVMISKQENITSIADFIAARYGKSQSLAVVVALICLVGVLPYIALQLKGIVLGVNLLIGAGADAMGTRAQDTALIVSLILALFTIVFGTRNLDATEHHRGMVLAIAFESLVKLFAFLAVGAFVTFGLYDGFDDLFNQAMLAPRLEQYWKETINWPSMVVQTGVAMMAIICLPRQFHVTVVENIEPQDLRLAKWVFPAYLALAALFVVPIALAGQMLLPSSVLPDSFVISLPLAQAHPALALLAFIGGASAATGMVIVASVALSTMVSNDMLLPWLLRHKNAERPFEVFRHWMLSVRRVSIVVILLLAYVSYRLLGSTASLATIGQIAFAAVTQLAPAMLGALYWKQANRRGVFAGLAAGTFIWFYTLVLPIAAHSLGWSLSSFPGLAWLHGNPLNLPITPLTQGVVLSLAGNFTLFAWVSVLSRTRVSEHWQAGRFIGQEISGRLSSRSMLAVQIDDLLKLAARFVGEERARQSFIRFAYRQGKGFNPNQNADGEWIAHTERLLAGVLGASSTRAVVKAAIEGREMQLEDVVRIADEASEVLQFNRALLQGAIENITQGISVVDQSLKLVAWNRRYLELFDYPDGLISVGRPIADIIRHNAERGLCGPGEAEVHVARRLHWMRQGRAHTSERLFPNGRVIELIGNPMPGGGFVMSFTDITPFREAEQALTEANEGLEQRVAERTHELSQLNAALTEAKGTAEAANQSKTRFLAAVSHDLMQPLNAARLFSAALSHQDDGLSPEAQQLVQHLDSSLRSAEDLISDLLDISRLENGKITPERKPFALNELFDTLGAEFKALAQEQNLQFRVRGSRLRIDSDSKLLRRVLQNFLTNAFRYAKGPVLLGVRRRGDSLSLEVWDRGPGIPQDKQQVIFEEFKRLDSHQTRAEKGLGLGLAIADGLCRVLGHPLQVRSWPGRGSVFSVSVPLARSSAIAPGKTAELNGQSLNGGQVLCVDNEDSILIGMNSLLTRWGCQVWTARNREECAALLKEGIRPQLALVDYHLDDGETGTDVMAWLRTQLGEPVPGVVISADGRPEMVAQVHAAGLDYLAKPVKPAALRALLSRHLPLG; encoded by the coding sequence ATGTCGTTGTCCAGCGGGCTGATCGCCGCCGTTGCCCTGGCCTATATGGCCGTCATGTTCGCCATCGCTTTCTACGGCGATCGTCGCAGCACGCCCCTGCCGCCGCGGGTCAGGGCCTGGGTATACAGCCTGTCGCTGGCCGTCTACTGCACCAGCTGGACCTTCTTCGGCGCCGTCGGCCAGGCCGCCGAGCAGCTCTGGGCCTTCCTGCCGATCTACCTGGGCCCGATCCTGCTGCTGGTACTCGCGCCCTGGGTGCTGCAGAAGATGGTGATGATCAGCAAGCAGGAGAACATCACCTCGATTGCCGACTTCATTGCCGCGCGCTACGGCAAATCCCAATCCCTGGCGGTGGTGGTGGCCCTGATCTGCCTGGTGGGCGTGCTGCCCTACATCGCCCTGCAGCTCAAGGGCATCGTCCTCGGCGTCAACCTGTTGATCGGCGCCGGGGCCGACGCCATGGGCACCCGGGCCCAGGATACGGCGCTGATCGTGTCGCTGATCCTGGCACTGTTCACCATCGTCTTCGGCACCCGCAACCTGGATGCCACCGAGCACCACCGCGGCATGGTGCTGGCGATTGCCTTCGAGTCACTGGTCAAGCTGTTCGCCTTTCTCGCCGTGGGCGCCTTTGTCACCTTCGGTCTGTATGACGGCTTCGACGACCTGTTCAACCAGGCCATGCTGGCGCCGCGCCTGGAGCAATACTGGAAGGAAACCATCAACTGGCCATCGATGGTGGTCCAGACCGGGGTGGCGATGATGGCGATCATCTGCCTGCCACGGCAGTTCCACGTCACCGTGGTGGAGAACATCGAACCCCAGGACCTGCGCCTGGCCAAATGGGTGTTCCCGGCCTACCTGGCACTGGCGGCGCTGTTTGTGGTGCCCATTGCCCTGGCCGGACAGATGCTCCTGCCCAGCAGTGTGCTGCCGGACTCGTTCGTCATCAGTCTGCCCCTGGCCCAGGCCCATCCGGCCCTGGCCCTGCTGGCGTTCATCGGTGGCGCTTCGGCCGCCACCGGCATGGTGATCGTGGCCAGCGTGGCGCTGTCGACCATGGTTTCCAACGACATGCTGCTGCCCTGGCTGCTGCGCCACAAGAATGCCGAGCGGCCCTTTGAAGTGTTCCGCCACTGGATGCTCTCGGTGCGCCGGGTCAGCATCGTGGTCATCCTGCTGCTGGCCTATGTCAGCTATCGCCTGCTGGGCTCCACCGCGAGCCTGGCGACCATTGGCCAGATCGCCTTTGCCGCGGTGACCCAACTGGCACCGGCCATGCTCGGCGCGCTGTACTGGAAGCAGGCCAACCGTCGTGGGGTGTTCGCCGGGCTCGCCGCCGGCACCTTCATCTGGTTCTACACCCTGGTCCTGCCCATCGCCGCCCACAGCCTGGGCTGGTCCCTGAGCAGTTTCCCCGGCCTGGCCTGGCTGCACGGCAACCCGCTGAACCTGCCGATCACGCCCCTGACCCAGGGCGTGGTGCTGTCCCTGGCCGGCAACTTCACCCTGTTCGCCTGGGTTTCGGTGCTGTCACGTACTCGGGTTTCCGAACACTGGCAGGCCGGACGCTTCATCGGCCAGGAAATCAGCGGCCGCCTCAGCTCGCGCTCCATGCTGGCGGTGCAAATCGATGACCTGCTGAAGCTTGCCGCACGCTTTGTCGGCGAGGAGCGTGCCCGCCAGAGCTTCATTCGCTTCGCCTATCGCCAGGGCAAAGGCTTCAACCCGAATCAAAACGCCGACGGCGAGTGGATCGCCCACACCGAACGCCTGCTCGCCGGTGTTCTTGGCGCCTCCTCGACCCGTGCGGTGGTCAAGGCCGCCATCGAAGGCCGGGAGATGCAGCTCGAAGACGTGGTGCGCATCGCCGACGAAGCCTCGGAAGTCCTGCAGTTCAACCGCGCCCTGCTGCAAGGGGCGATCGAAAACATCACCCAGGGCATCAGCGTGGTGGACCAATCGCTGAAACTGGTGGCCTGGAACCGTCGCTACCTGGAGCTGTTCGACTACCCCGACGGCCTGATCAGCGTCGGCCGGCCGATTGCCGACATCATTCGCCACAACGCCGAACGCGGCCTGTGCGGCCCGGGGGAAGCGGAAGTCCATGTCGCCCGGCGCCTGCACTGGATGCGCCAGGGACGGGCCCATACGTCCGAGCGCCTGTTCCCCAACGGCCGGGTCATCGAGCTGATCGGCAATCCGATGCCCGGCGGCGGCTTCGTCATGAGCTTCACCGACATCACCCCCTTCCGCGAGGCCGAGCAGGCCCTCACCGAAGCCAACGAAGGCCTGGAGCAACGGGTGGCGGAACGCACCCATGAACTGTCCCAGCTCAACGCCGCGCTGACCGAAGCCAAGGGCACGGCGGAAGCCGCCAACCAGTCCAAGACCCGTTTCTTAGCTGCCGTCAGCCACGACCTGATGCAACCCCTGAACGCTGCACGACTGTTCTCCGCCGCCCTCTCGCATCAGGACGACGGGCTCTCGCCCGAAGCCCAGCAACTGGTGCAGCACCTGGACAGCTCGTTGCGCTCGGCGGAAGACCTGATCAGCGACCTGCTGGACATCTCGCGCCTGGAGAACGGCAAGATCACCCCTGAACGCAAGCCTTTCGCGCTTAATGAGCTGTTTGACACCCTGGGGGCGGAATTCAAGGCACTGGCCCAGGAGCAGAACCTGCAATTTCGCGTGCGCGGCAGTCGCTTGCGGATCGACAGTGACAGCAAACTCTTGCGTCGGGTCCTGCAGAACTTCCTTACCAACGCCTTCCGCTACGCCAAGGGACCGGTACTGCTGGGGGTACGCCGTCGCGGCGACTCATTGAGCCTGGAAGTCTGGGACCGTGGACCGGGCATCCCGCAGGACAAGCAGCAGGTGATCTTCGAGGAGTTCAAGCGCCTGGACAGTCACCAGACCCGCGCCGAAAAAGGCCTGGGCCTGGGCCTGGCGATTGCCGACGGCCTGTGCCGAGTGCTCGGCCACCCTCTGCAGGTACGCTCCTGGCCCGGCCGGGGCAGCGTCTTCAGTGTCAGCGTGCCCCTGGCCCGCAGCAGCGCAATTGCCCCGGGCAAGACCGCCGAGCTCAACGGCCAGTCGCTCAATGGCGGGCAAGTGCTCTGCGTGGACAATGAAGACAGCATTCTGATCGGCATGAACAGCCTGTTGACGCGCTGGGGCTGTCAGGTCTGGACCGCGCGCAACCGCGAGGAGTGCGCGGCGCTGCTCAAGGAGGGCATCCGTCCGCAATTGGCGCTGGTGGACTACCACCTGGACGATGGCGAAACCGGCACCGACGTCATGGCCTGGCTACGCACTCAGCTGGGGGAGCCGGTGCCTGGCGTGGTGATCAGTGCCGATGGACGTCCAGAGATGGTCGCCCAGGTGCACGCGGCGGGGCTGGATTATCTGGCCAAGCCGGTTAAACCGGCCGCCTTGCGCGCCCTGTTGAGCCGGCATCTGCCACTGGGCTGA
- a CDS encoding bile acid:sodium symporter family protein, translated as MRALAALSRFVGNTFAYWVLIFAILAFFQPGWFIDLKGAIVPLLGLVMFGMGLTLKLEDFAEVARHPWRVALGVVAHFVIMPGVAWALCQVFHLPAEIAVGVILVGCCPSGTSSNVMTWLARGDLALSVAIAAVTTLFAPLLTPALIWLLASAWLPVSFMELFWSILQVVLLPIALGVLAQRLLGQRVQHAVEVLPLVSVVSIVIIVTAVVAASQGKIAESGLLIMAVVMLHNSFGYLLGYFTGRVFKLPLAQRKSLALEVGMQNSGLGAALASAHFSPLAAVPSALFSVWHNISGALLSTYLRRMNDENEQKLETQQLSD; from the coding sequence ATGCGCGCACTGGCTGCACTCAGCCGCTTTGTCGGCAACACCTTCGCTTACTGGGTACTGATCTTCGCCATCCTGGCATTCTTCCAGCCCGGCTGGTTCATCGACCTCAAGGGCGCCATTGTGCCGCTACTGGGCTTGGTGATGTTCGGCATGGGGCTAACCCTGAAACTCGAAGACTTCGCCGAAGTGGCGCGTCATCCCTGGCGGGTGGCCCTGGGGGTAGTGGCGCATTTCGTGATCATGCCAGGCGTGGCCTGGGCCCTCTGTCAGGTATTTCACCTGCCGGCGGAAATCGCCGTTGGAGTGATTCTCGTCGGCTGCTGCCCAAGCGGCACCTCCTCCAACGTCATGACCTGGCTGGCCCGAGGCGATCTGGCTCTGTCGGTAGCGATTGCCGCGGTGACCACCCTGTTCGCCCCGCTGTTGACCCCGGCACTGATCTGGTTGCTGGCCTCGGCCTGGTTGCCGGTGTCGTTCATGGAGTTGTTCTGGTCGATCCTGCAGGTGGTGCTGCTACCGATCGCGCTCGGCGTCCTGGCCCAACGTCTGCTGGGCCAGCGGGTGCAGCACGCGGTAGAGGTGCTGCCGTTGGTTTCGGTGGTGAGCATCGTCATCATCGTCACCGCCGTGGTGGCGGCCAGCCAAGGGAAAATCGCCGAATCCGGGCTGCTGATCATGGCAGTGGTGATGCTGCACAACAGCTTCGGCTATTTACTGGGCTACTTCACCGGCCGAGTCTTCAAACTGCCCCTGGCACAACGCAAATCCCTTGCACTCGAGGTCGGCATGCAGAACTCCGGCCTGGGGGCGGCCCTGGCCAGCGCCCATTTTTCGCCCCTGGCGGCCGTGCCCAGCGCCCTGTTCAGTGTCTGGCACAATATTTCCGGTGCGCTGCTCTCTACCTACTTGCGCCGCATGAATGATGAAAACGAGCAAAAACTGGAAACACAACAGCTCAGTGACTGA
- the sugE gene encoding quaternary ammonium compound efflux SMR transporter SugE: MSWIILLFAGLFEVGWAVGLKYTDGFSRPLPTALTILAMAISLGLLGLAMKELPLGTAYAIWTGVGAIGTVIAGIILFGESMALVRLASVALIIAGLVGLKVSAS; this comes from the coding sequence ATGTCCTGGATCATTTTGTTGTTTGCCGGTTTGTTCGAAGTAGGCTGGGCCGTCGGCCTGAAGTACACCGACGGTTTCAGCCGTCCGTTGCCCACCGCCCTGACCATCCTCGCCATGGCCATCAGCCTGGGCCTGCTCGGCCTGGCCATGAAGGAACTGCCCCTGGGCACCGCCTACGCCATCTGGACCGGAGTGGGTGCCATCGGCACGGTCATCGCCGGGATCATCCTGTTCGGCGAATCCATGGCCCTGGTGCGCCTGGCCAGCGTGGCGCTGATCATCGCCGGCCTGGTGGGCTTGAAGGTCAGCGCCAGCTGA
- a CDS encoding TDT family transporter codes for MPCTHSIKTGRRPLSHLQHPREAIRQFTPNWFAATMGTGVLALALAQWPAPVPGLHQVAEGFWWLTIILFLLFTAMYTARWVLFFDEARRIFAHSTVSMFFGTIPMGLATLINGLLLFGIPRWGEAAVHLAQVLWWLDVAMSLACGVLIPYMMFTRQEHSIDQMTAVWLLPVVAAEVAAASGGLLAPHLVDAHAQWVVLNTSYVLWAFSLPVAFSILTILLLRMALHKLPHESMAASSWLALGPIGTGALGMLVLGGDAPAIFAANGLPGVGEIAAGLGLVAGLTLWGFGLWWMLMAVLITRRYLREGIPFNLGWWGFTFPLGVYSLATLKLGSTLHLGFFSVFGAVLVVALAVMWLIVAKRTLQGAYKGELFVSPCIAGLRK; via the coding sequence ATGCCATGCACCCATAGCATCAAAACCGGCCGCCGGCCCTTGAGTCATCTGCAACACCCACGCGAAGCCATTCGTCAGTTCACGCCCAACTGGTTCGCCGCCACCATGGGCACCGGAGTCCTGGCCCTGGCGCTGGCCCAATGGCCGGCTCCGGTGCCGGGCCTGCATCAGGTGGCCGAAGGCTTCTGGTGGTTGACCATCATCCTGTTTTTGCTCTTTACCGCGATGTACACCGCGCGCTGGGTGCTGTTCTTCGATGAGGCGCGGCGAATCTTTGCTCATTCAACGGTATCGATGTTTTTCGGCACCATTCCCATGGGGCTGGCGACCCTCATCAATGGCTTGCTGCTGTTCGGCATTCCACGCTGGGGTGAGGCGGCGGTGCATCTGGCACAAGTGTTGTGGTGGCTGGATGTGGCCATGTCCCTGGCTTGCGGGGTGTTGATCCCCTACATGATGTTCACCCGGCAGGAGCACAGCATCGATCAGATGACCGCCGTCTGGTTGCTGCCGGTGGTGGCGGCCGAAGTGGCAGCGGCCAGCGGTGGCTTGCTGGCGCCGCATCTGGTGGATGCCCATGCCCAATGGGTGGTGCTTAATACCAGTTACGTGTTGTGGGCTTTCTCGCTGCCGGTGGCCTTCAGCATCCTGACCATCCTGCTACTGCGCATGGCCTTGCACAAATTGCCCCACGAAAGCATGGCGGCCTCCAGCTGGCTGGCCCTGGGGCCGATCGGCACCGGTGCCTTGGGCATGCTGGTACTGGGCGGCGACGCGCCGGCGATCTTTGCTGCCAATGGTTTGCCCGGCGTGGGCGAGATTGCCGCCGGCCTGGGGCTGGTGGCGGGCCTGACCTTATGGGGTTTCGGCCTGTGGTGGATGTTGATGGCCGTGCTGATCACCCGCCGTTACCTGCGCGAGGGCATTCCCTTCAACCTCGGCTGGTGGGGCTTTACCTTCCCGTTGGGGGTGTATTCGCTGGCCACTCTGAAACTGGGCAGCACCTTGCACCTGGGCTTTTTCAGCGTGTTTGGCGCGGTGCTGGTGGTGGCGCTGGCGGTGATGTGGCTGATCGTAGCCAAGCGCACGCTGCAGGGCGCCTATAAAGGAGAGTTGTTTGTCTCACCGTGCATAGCGGGGTTACGGAAATAA
- a CDS encoding MFS transporter produces the protein MSHPSQFTLLRKRRFLPFFITQSLGAFNDNIFKQSLILAILYKLSIEGDRSIWVNLCALLFILPFFLFSALAGQFGEKFAKDALIRLIKLGEIAIMVVGAVGFAFDHLSLMLVALFAMGTHSALFGPVKYSILPQALHEEELVGGNGLVEMGTFLAILAGTIGAGIMMSSAHYAPIVSSAMIGVAVLGYLASRAIPRAAAATPDLRLNWNIFSQSWATLRLGLGQTPAVSRSIVGNSWFWFVGAIYLTQIPAYAKEWMHGDETVVTLILTVFSVGIAVGSMLCEKLSGRKVEIGLVPFGSFGLTVFGLLLWWHSGGIPQSASGHGWLEVLGFAHAWWVLFDVLGLGVFGGFYIVPLYALIQSRTPENERARVIAANNILNALFMVVSALVSIVMLSMVELTIPHLFLVVSLLNIAVNVYIFKVVPEFSMRFMIWLLSHSMYRVEHRNLEQIPDEGAALLVCNHVSFVDALLIGGAVRRPIRFVMYYKIYNLPVLNFIFRTAGTIPIAARHEDLEIYEKAFKRIAQYLRDGELVCIFPEGKLTADGEINEFKGGLTRILEETPVPVIPMALQGLWGSFFSRDPSKGFFHRIWSRVTLVAGPAVAMETAEPAHLQTLVAQLRGSRR, from the coding sequence ATGAGTCACCCTTCGCAGTTCACCTTGCTTCGCAAGCGGCGGTTCCTGCCGTTTTTCATCACGCAATCCCTTGGCGCGTTCAACGACAACATCTTCAAGCAGTCGCTGATCCTGGCCATTCTGTACAAGTTGAGCATCGAGGGTGACCGGTCGATCTGGGTCAACCTCTGTGCCTTGCTGTTCATCCTGCCGTTCTTTCTGTTTTCCGCCCTTGCCGGACAGTTTGGCGAGAAGTTCGCCAAGGATGCATTGATCCGCCTGATCAAGCTCGGGGAGATCGCGATCATGGTGGTGGGAGCGGTGGGCTTTGCCTTCGATCACCTGTCGTTGATGCTGGTGGCGTTGTTCGCCATGGGCACTCACTCGGCGCTGTTCGGCCCGGTGAAGTACTCGATCCTGCCCCAGGCCCTGCACGAGGAGGAGTTGGTGGGTGGCAACGGCCTGGTGGAAATGGGCACTTTTCTGGCGATCCTGGCAGGCACCATTGGTGCCGGAATCATGATGTCGTCGGCGCATTACGCGCCGATTGTCTCCAGCGCCATGATCGGTGTCGCGGTGCTCGGCTACCTGGCCAGCCGGGCGATTCCCCGGGCAGCCGCTGCGACCCCGGACCTGCGTTTGAACTGGAACATCTTCAGCCAGTCCTGGGCCACTCTGCGCCTGGGCCTGGGGCAGACCCCTGCGGTGTCGCGTTCCATTGTCGGCAACTCCTGGTTCTGGTTTGTCGGGGCGATCTATCTGACCCAGATTCCGGCCTATGCCAAGGAATGGATGCACGGTGACGAGACGGTGGTGACCCTGATTCTTACCGTGTTCTCGGTGGGTATCGCGGTGGGGTCGATGCTGTGCGAGAAGCTTTCGGGGCGCAAGGTCGAGATCGGTCTGGTGCCGTTCGGCTCTTTTGGCCTGACCGTGTTCGGCCTGTTGCTGTGGTGGCATTCCGGCGGCATTCCGCAGAGTGCCAGCGGACATGGCTGGCTTGAAGTCCTGGGCTTTGCCCACGCCTGGTGGGTGCTGTTCGACGTTCTGGGCCTGGGGGTCTTCGGTGGCTTCTATATAGTGCCGTTGTATGCGCTGATCCAGTCGCGCACACCGGAGAACGAACGGGCTCGGGTGATCGCCGCCAACAACATTCTCAATGCGCTGTTCATGGTGGTTTCGGCGCTGGTTTCCATCGTCATGCTGAGCATGGTCGAACTGACCATTCCTCATCTGTTCCTGGTGGTGTCGCTGCTCAATATCGCGGTCAACGTCTACATCTTCAAAGTGGTGCCGGAATTCAGCATGCGCTTCATGATCTGGCTGCTCAGCCATTCCATGTACCGTGTCGAGCATCGCAACCTGGAGCAGATTCCCGATGAAGGGGCGGCGTTGCTGGTGTGCAACCACGTGTCGTTCGTCGATGCCTTGTTGATTGGCGGCGCGGTGCGCCGGCCGATTCGCTTCGTGATGTATTACAAGATCTACAACCTGCCAGTGCTGAACTTTATCTTCCGCACCGCTGGGACCATTCCTATCGCTGCACGGCATGAGGATCTGGAGATCTACGAAAAGGCCTTCAAACGGATTGCCCAGTACCTGCGCGACGGTGAGTTGGTGTGCATTTTTCCCGAGGGCAAGCTGACGGCCGATGGCGAGATCAATGAGTTCAAGGGCGGGTTGACACGGATTCTCGAAGAAACCCCGGTGCCGGTGATTCCCATGGCCCTGCAAGGCTTGTGGGGCAGCTTCTTCAGCCGCGATCCGAGCAAGGGCTTCTTTCATCGCATCTGGTCACGAGTGACCCTGGTGGCCGGGCCTGCAGTGGCGATGGAAACGGCGGAGCCGGCGCACTTGCAGACCCTGGTGGCGCAATTGCGCGGATCACGGCGCTAG
- a CDS encoding TetR/AcrR family transcriptional regulator, protein MAIKEALRPGGRSARVQESIHTAVRELLEEQERSTLTVPQIATRAGVTPSTIYRRWGDLSALLADVALARMRPDSEPANTGSLRGDLRAWAEQYLDEMSSEPGRNMMRDVQSSATPGYCVTILSAQLQTILERYRDSEEPLPDIDRLLNLIVAPTVFRILFSATPLSVPELHALIELALLP, encoded by the coding sequence ATGGCCATTAAAGAAGCTTTACGCCCTGGCGGCCGCAGCGCCCGGGTTCAGGAATCGATCCATACGGCAGTCCGCGAACTCCTTGAAGAACAGGAGCGCTCGACCCTGACCGTGCCGCAGATTGCCACCCGCGCCGGCGTCACCCCGTCGACCATCTATCGGCGCTGGGGCGACCTCTCGGCGCTGCTGGCCGATGTCGCCCTGGCGCGCATGCGTCCGGACAGCGAACCGGCGAACACCGGCAGCCTGCGAGGCGACCTGCGCGCCTGGGCCGAGCAGTACCTGGATGAAATGAGCTCGGAACCCGGGCGCAACATGATGCGCGACGTGCAAAGTAGCGCCACGCCAGGCTATTGCGTGACGATCCTCAGCGCGCAATTGCAGACAATCCTCGAACGCTATCGGGACAGTGAAGAACCCCTGCCGGACATCGACCGCCTGCTGAACCTGATCGTGGCCCCGACGGTGTTCCGCATCCTGTTCTCCGCCACCCCGCTGTCGGTACCGGAACTGCACGCCCTGATCGAACTGGCCCTCCTGCCCTAG